The following are from one region of the Hemibagrus wyckioides isolate EC202008001 linkage group LG24, SWU_Hwy_1.0, whole genome shotgun sequence genome:
- the kdm8 gene encoding lysine-specific demethylase 8 has product MAHVWRDVMALLPANETDFPLVFGEVVEPSVLVMLELNRKELYASSNSFCTEKAQVIIDYSWEKLNTGTWRDVDKEWRRVYSYGCLFKAVGTCQGESSRDKVQDAIKICDMGLLMGASIMDNILQRLIAFLKNKAMIPNKVVDIEQPCPKKLRKECILKPIINPGLSVQRVRCPALESFRSEFLEPKIPVILEGIIDHWPAFREHTWSIEYLQAVAGCRTVPVELGSRYTDEEWSQKLLTVNEFIDRYILGQREAATGYLAQHQLFDQVPELKEDIRIPDYCCLGEGDEDNITINAWFGPGGTISPLHQDPEENFLAQVVGSKYIRLYSTEESENLYPHQSELLYNTSQVDVENPDVVQFPDFLKASYQECVLEPGEVLFIPRQHWHYVRSLELSFSVSFWWS; this is encoded by the exons ATGGCTCACGTTTGGAGAGATGTGATGGCACTGCTGCCTGCAAATGAAACCGATTTCCCCCTTGTGTTTGGTGAAGTAGTTGAACCCAGTGTCCTGGTGATGTTGGAGCTCAACAGGAAGGAGCTGTACGCCTCATCAAACTCCTTCTGTACTGAAAAAGCCCAGGTTATTATTGATTACTCCTGGGAGAAGCTCAACACGGGAACATGGCGAGATGTGGACAAGGAATGGAGACGTGTCTACTCTTACGGCTGTTTGTTTAAAGCTGTAGGAACATGTCAAGGAGAATCATCACGAGACAAGGTCCAGGATGCCATAAAGATATGTGACATGGGTCTGCTCATGGGCGCCTCCATCATGGATAATATTCTGCAAAGACTTATAgcatttctgaaaaataaagcGATGATTCCTAACAAAGTAGTGGACATTGAACAGCCTTGTCCAAAG AAACTTAGGAAAGAGTGCATCCTGAAGCCCATCATCAACCCTGGACTGTCAGTACAGAGGGTTCGATGCCCAGCTCTGGAAAGTTTCCGCTCAGAATTTCTGGAGCCAAAAATACCAGTCATACTCGAGGGAATCATCGACCACTGGCCTGCCTTCAGAGAGCACACCTGGAG TATAGAGTATCTGCAAGCAGTAGCAGGCTGCCGGACGGTTCCTGTCGAGCTGGGATCCAGGTACACTGATGAAGAGTGGTCACAGAAGCTCCTTACAGTCAATGAGTTCATCGACCGCTACATTTTAGGCCAA aGGGAGGCTGCTACAGGATACTTGGCTCAGCATCAGCTTTTTGATCAG GTGCCGGAGTTGAAAGAAGACATCCGTATCCCTGACTACTGTTGCCTTGGAGAAGGCGACGAAGACAACATCACGATTAATGCTTGGTTCGGTCCAGGAGGAACCATCTCTCCTCTGCATCAGGATCCCGAGGAAAACTTTCTGGCTCAG GTGGTTGGGAGCAAGTACATTCGTCTGTATAGCACTGAGGAGAGTGAGAATCTTTATCCGCATCAGTCTGAGCTTCTGTACAACACCAGCCAG GTGGATGTTGAAAACCCAGATGTGGTCCAGTTCCCAGACTTCCTCAAAGCCTCCTATCAGGAGTGTGTGCTTGAGCCTGGTGAAGTTCTGTTCATCCCCAGACAGCACTGGCATTACGTACGCTCATTAGAGCTCAGCTTCTCCGTTAGCTTTTGGTGGTCATGA